The nucleotide window AATCTTAATgatagggaggctgaggcagaaagagcaTGATTTCAAGGCCAATCTGAGTTGCATGGGACACGTTGTTTTGAAAAGCAAAAATAGGGGTAGGCCATAGTTCAGCTGGCAGAGTGGTTGCCTAGCATGCTGGGACATTTTATTTCCAGAAATGCATAAACCGGCCATGGCGGCATGTAcctctaatcctagcatttgaaagatggaagcaggaggaccaggagtttaaggtcatcctcagctatatagtaggttagaggctagcctgggctacagaccttgttacaataaaataaaatagccaggcctggtggtggaagacattaatcccagcactccaagaggcaggcaggatccctgagtttgaggccagcctagtctacagagagagagagagtttccggacaaccagggctacatagagaaaccctgtctcgaaaaacaatgacgatgataacaataataaaagaaacaagccAATGCcatgcctctacctcctcagaAAGATCATGCGGGCCCTGCTGGAGGTGATCAGCACCTTGCACAGACTCAACATTGTCCATCGGGACCTGAAGCCGGAGAATATCCTTCTGGATGATGACATGAACATCAAGCTCACAGACTTTGGGTTTTCCTGCCAGCTGCAGCCAGGAGAAAAGCTCCGAGGTCTGGTACCCTTGGCCTTGGCCCACAGAGGTGCCTCAGGGATGGAAATTGCCTGAACTTCTCCCCAGAATAAAAACTCTAGCACTTCAGTGGCTGATAGATGGCTCGCCCCTCACTGAGGAGTGGGTAAAATGGGATACACAagaatgaggacttgagtttgaatccccagagcccatgaaACTCCAGCACAGGGTGGGCAGCTATGAGGAGCCCTGGGAGTTGCTGGCTGATCTACCCGAGCCAGCCTGCactaggccagtgagagatcctatctcaaaaataagatggagagcaatcaaggaagacactgacattgacctctggtttTCACATCACCCAGGCACACATGCacgcgtgcatacacacacacacacacacacacacacacacacacacacacacaatcctagAGACCAGTCATCACTTAAGAGCAAGGGGGGGGGGGCcgttctagaggacctgggttcgagtcTCAGCTCCCACATTGctgctcacaacagtctgtaactccagtttcaggggagcccataccctcctctggcctccttggccacccatgcatatggtacacagatatgaatgcaggcaagacacccatacacatgaaaaataataaaatcatatataggaaattttttttcctatataaaCAAGGCTTCTCTgggtagcctcggctgtcctcaAAAtaagagatccaccttcctctgcctcccaagtgctaggattaaagttgtgtgtcaccatgcctggcttttttttttttttttttttttttcaagacagggtttctttgtgtagctttggctgtcctataaatagctctgtagaccaggctagcctgcctgtcacagagatctgcctgcctctgcctcctaaatatttttttaaagacttttttgctctttttgagacagggtttctcttcgaagccctggctgtcctggaactcactctgtagaccaggctggcctggcactcacagaaatctgcctgcctctgcctcccaagtgccaagattaaaggtatgtgcaccaccacccagctgagcatttatttcttatgtagaggacccaagtttcagttcccagcactcacacaaggAGACTTGCAAAGCCACCTAgaactccagttctaaggaacCTGACCCTCTTTTGTGGTCTCCGTGGGCATTTTTACCTatgtgcatacacagacacacatacacaatttaaaatagaaataaatctttaaaaagatccTACTTCAGAGACTGGGTATCTCTGGATGTACATTCTCTTCCTGTAACTCCCCTGACCCAGGTTCCCACCGCCTCAGCTCCACGCCAGGGTGTCTAAAGGACCTAGGAATCCATGCACGGCGGCCCTGGGAACCTCTGTATCCTGTTGCTGCCTTGAGTGTAAAACAGGAGAGCCCTACCAAGCCCTGTTCTCCGTCTCTTGGCTTCCTCTGGTAACTTCTTCCAAGGGTATTTTGCGGTGTCCTGATGATGGCTGTTCCTGCAGAGGTCTGTGGGACTCCCAGTTATCTGGCCCCTGAAATCATCCAGTGCTCCATGGACGACAGTCACCCTGGCTATGGGAAAGAGGTGGACATGTGAGTGATGTGGGTGGACGGGGATGGGGGAGGTGGCCACAACCACAGTCCGACGCCAGGGAAGCTAGGAACCACGGCCAGCCACCCCAGCGGCGGGCCTCTCCTACCCACGAGGCTAAGTGTGACTCGAGGCCCTGCCCACCCTCCAGGTGGAGCACTGGGGTCATCATGTACACCCTGTTGGCCGGCTCCCCACCCTTCTGGCACCGGAAGCAGATGCTGATGTTGAGGATGATTATGGATGGCCAATACCAGTTTGGCTCGCCAGAGTGGGATGACTACTCAGACACGGTGAAAGACTTGGTGAGAGGCCATGCCCACCTGCTCCCCAGATGTCAAGGGAGAGGAAAACACCCCAATACATACAGGTAGCATGCCCCAGAGTGAAGAAGTCTCCAGGAGGAAATCCTCTCTGTATTTGTCTCATCGCCGTTCCAAAATACCCAGTAAAAGCTACTCGAGGAAGGAAGGGTCTATTCGGGCTCACGCTCTAATGGCTCCAGGTGTGTGAGGGGACGGACCACACCGCatccatagtcaggaagcagagggagaagcGGGAAGAGGGAGagccagagagggagagggaggaaactGGGACTCAGTTTACtctctcctgtccctccaggaCCTCACCCCAGGAACCGGAACCACCCACATTTAGGGTGGAGCTTTCCACCTCAACCTACCTAACCCATCCCCCACAGGCAGGTCCAGAGATCAGTTCCCACGGTAGCTCTAAATCCCATCGAGTTGGCAATCAGGATCGACCCTCACCATCccccgcctcccccccccccccccacaccgcGTCTTCCAAAATGCGAATCCTCGGTTCCCTTGTGTTCTCACAGGTGTCTCGCTTCTTGGTGGTGAAACCCCAGGACCGCTGCTCGGCAGAGGAGGCCCTGGCGCACCCTTTCTTCCAGCAGTACCAGGTGGAAGAAGTGCGACACTTCAGCCCCCGAGGGAAGTTCAAGGTACCGAAACGTCACTTTGGCCTGAGGCTCCCGAGGGCCTCACTGCTCTAGAGCCGCTGGCACCAGGCTCCCAGAGTCTTAAACCACGAGGGATGCTAGAATTGCCCCTCTTCTTGTTTTCACTGTTCCAACTCAGTTTCTGGCTGCGGGGAACGTCCGCTCACCGA belongs to Meriones unguiculatus strain TT.TT164.6M chromosome 4, Bangor_MerUng_6.1, whole genome shotgun sequence and includes:
- the Phkg1 gene encoding phosphorylase b kinase gamma catalytic chain, skeletal muscle/heart isoform isoform X3, with the protein product MKRGELFDYLTEKVTLTEKETRKIMRALLEVISTLHRLNIVHRDLKPENILLDDDMNIKLTDFGFSCQLQPGEKLREVCGTPSYLAPEIIQCSMDDSHPGYGKEVDMWSTGVIMYTLLAGSPPFWHRKQMLMLRMIMDGQYQFGSPEWDDYSDTVKDLVSRFLVVKPQDRCSAEEALAHPFFQQYQVEEVRHFSPRGKFKVICLTVLASVRIYYQYRRAKPVTREIVIRDPYALRPLRRLIDAYAFRIYGHWVKKGQQQNRAALFENTPKAVLLSLAEEEDF